From the Quercus lobata isolate SW786 chromosome 6, ValleyOak3.0 Primary Assembly, whole genome shotgun sequence genome, one window contains:
- the LOC115995285 gene encoding plant intracellular Ras-group-related LRR protein 4-like has product METTSSSSVKLKSVDEVVEEIMRIHRSLPTRPGIDEVEAAKALIINVEREDQARVEAIARQSKSPHVPEELFMILQEMQKNLVYFQSKEQKREALKLLDLENAHSLFDEFIQRASKCVLPKDSNTIQTTSTTSSAVPTTLSSSSSSTSSRPALYYSEREPIKTSELFTRDDSYVRKTKSSFKTDGIGIGFGPSTTSSTPQIFDSSLKPPPISGQDGDKLSLIKLASLIEVSAKKGTRDLNLQNKLMDQIEWLPDTVGKLSSLISLDLSENRIVALPATIGGLSSLTKLDLHANRISELPESIGDLLNLINLDLRGNQLSYLPATFGRLIRLQELDLSSNQLYSLPELIGSLVSLRKLNVEMNNIEEIPHSIGRCTSLRELRADYNRLKALPEAVGKINTLEVLSVRYNNIKQLPTTMSSLSDLRELDVSFNELESVPESLCFATKLVKMNIGNNFADMRSLPRSIGNLEMLEELDISNNQIRFLPDSFRMLTRLRVLRVEENPLEVPPRQIAEKGAQAVVQYMVDLHEKGEKGDVKSQSVKQKKSWTRMCFFSRSNKRKRGGADEVRA; this is encoded by the exons GAGAGAAGACCAAGCGAGAGTGGAAGCCATTGCTAGACAAAGCAAGAGCCCTCACGTCCCAGAAGAGCTATTCATGATCTTGCAAGAGATGCAGAAGAACTTGGTGTATTTTCAAAGCAAAGAACAGAAGCGAGAGGCCTTGAAATTGCTCGATCTTGAAAACGCCCACTCTCTGTTCGATGAATTTATTCAGAGAGCTTCCAAATGCGTCCTCCCCAAGGACTCCAACACCATTCAAACCACTTCCACCACTTCTTCTGCGGTGCCGACCACTTTATCATCGTCATCCTCATCCACATCGTCAAGGCCGGCCTTGTACTACTCTGAGAGAGAACCAATCAAGACCTCTGAATTGTTCACCAGAGATGACAGTTATGTCAGGAAGACCAAATCATCATTCAAAACTGACGGAATTGGAATTGGGTTTGGACCCAGTACTACTTCATCCACACCCCAGATATTCGATTCGTCTTTAAAACCTCCTCCCATTTCTG GTCAAGATGGAGACAAACTGAGTTTGATAAAGTTAGCTAGTTTAATTGAAGTCTCTGCGAAGAAAGGCACTCGTGATCTCAATCTTCAGAACAAGCTTATGGATCAAATTGAGTGGCTGCCTGACACCGTTGGGAAGTTGTCAAGTTTGATCTCCCTGGATTTATCGGAGAATCGGATTGTGGCCTTACCAGCCACCATTGGAGGCCTTTCATCCTTGACAAAGTTGGATTTGCATGCTAACAGGATCTCTGAACTCCCTGAATCTATAGGAGATCTCCTTAACCTGATCAATCTAGACCTGAGGGGAAACCAGTTGTCATATCTCCCTGCTACCTTTGGCAGATTAATACGTCTTCAGGAGCTTGATTTGAGCTCAAACCAACTCTATTCACTTCCTGAGTTAATAGGATCACTTGTTAGCCTAAGGAAGTTGAATGTGGAAATGAATAATATTGAAGAGATTCCACATTCCATTGGTCGGTGTACATCACTCAGAGAGCTCCGTGCAGACTATAACCGGCTTAAAGCTCTTCCAGAAGCTGTAGGAAAAATTAATACCTTGGAGGTTTTGTCAGTCCGTTACAACAATATCAAACAATTGCCTACAACAATGTCATCTCTATCAGACCTCAGGGAGCTTGATGTCAGTTTCAATGAGCTTGAGTCTGTGCCCGAGAGCCTATGTTTTGCTACCAAACTCGTCAAAATGAACATAGGAAACAATTTTGCAGATATGAGATCTCTACCAAGGTCTATTGGGAACCTTGAGATGCTTGAAGAGTTGGATATTAGCAACAACCAGATTCGGTTTCTTCCTGACTCATTTAGGATGCTCACACGACTACGTGTACTCCGTGTGGAAGAAAATCCTCTAGAAGTTCCACCAAGACAAATAGCTGAAAAGGGTGCACAG GCTGTTGTTCAATACATGGTTGACCTCCATGAGAAAGGGGAAAAGGGGGATGTTAAATCGCAATCGGTTAAGCAGAAAAAGAGTTGGACTCGGATGTGCTTCTTTTCAAGGTCTAACAAAAGGAAGCGTGGTGGTGCAGATGAAGTGAGAGCCTGA